The Chiroxiphia lanceolata isolate bChiLan1 chromosome 24, bChiLan1.pri, whole genome shotgun sequence genome has a segment encoding these proteins:
- the GPN2 gene encoding GPN-loop GTPase 2, with protein sequence MSEGSRGHSVAFGQVVIGPPGSGKTTYCHAMREFLTQIGRRVSVVNLDPANEALPCPCELDIAQLVTLPDVMGSLGLGPNGGLLYCMEYLETNVDWLQEKLEGLKGHYVLFDCPGQVELYTHHNSLKNVFAHLAKWNFRLAAVHLVDSHYCTDPGKFISVLCTSLSTMLHVELPHVNILSKMDLIEQYGKLAFNLDYYTEVLDLSYLVDHLASDPFFRNYRRLNEKLVEVIEDYSLVSFVPLNVQDKESMRQVMQAVDKANGYSFGDQEHRSLEALMSAAVGADFHFSSTLAVQEKYVQSQDKAVEEEVMDL encoded by the exons ATGTCTGAGGGCAGCAGGGGCCACTCGGTGGCCTTCGGCCAGGTGGTCATCGGGCCACCAGGCTCCGGGAAAACCACCTACTGCCACGCCATGAGGGAATTCCTGACCCAGATCGGGCGCAGGGTGTCCGTGGTGAACCTGGACCCCGCCAACgaggctctgccctgcccctgcGAGCTGGACATCGCCCAGCTCGTCACCCTGCCCGACGTCATGGGCAGCCTCGGGCTGGGCCCCAACGGGGGCCTCCTCTACTGCATGGAGTACCTGGAGACCAACGTGGACTggctgcaggagaagctggaagGGCTCAAGGGGCACTATGTCCTCTTTGACTGCCCCGGGCAGGTGGAGCTCTACACGCACCACAACTCCCTGAAGAATGTCTTTGCCCACCTGGCCAAGTGGAATTTCAGG ctggctgcagtGCATCTGGTGGATTCCCACTACTGCACAGACCCTGGGAAGTTCATCTCTGTGCTctgcacctccctctccaccatGCTGCACGTGGAGCTGCCCCACGTCAACATCCTCTCCAAGATGGACCTGATCGAGCAGTATGGGAAGCTGG CTTTCAACCTGGATTATTACACCGAGGTCCTGGATCTCTCTTACCTGGTTGATCATTTGGCCTCCGATCCCTTCTTCAGGAATTACCGCCGCCTCAACGAGAAGCTGGTGGAGGTGATTGAGGACTACAGCCTGGTGTCCTTTGTCCCCCTCAACGTCCAG GACAAGGAGAGCATGCGGCAGGTGATGCAGGCGGTGGACAAAGCCAACGGCTACTCCTTCGGAGACCAGGAGCACAGGAGCCTGGAAGCTCTGATGTcggcagcagtgggagctgaTTTCCACTTCTCTTC CACCCTTGCAGTGCAGGAGAAGTATGTGCAATCTCAGGACAAAGCCGTGGAAGAAGAGGTGATGGATCTGTGA
- the SFN gene encoding 14-3-3 protein sigma: MARNHQVQKAKLAEQAERYEDMADFMKAVVEHGDELSNEERNLLSVAYKNVVGCQRSAWRVISSIEHKTEEGDDKAQLVNEYREKVERELNGVCNNVLALLDKYLIKKASDPESKVFYLKMKGDYFRYLAEVATGDDRKKTIENAQEAYQEAMDISKKEMQPTNPIRLGLALNFSVFHYEIANAPEQAISLAKTTFDEAMGDLHTLSEDSYKDSTLIMQLLRDNLTLWTAECAGEDGGEAGEEPKN, translated from the coding sequence ATGGCAAGAAACCACCAAGTGCAGAAGGCCAAGCTGGCCGAGCAGGCTGAGCGCTACGAGGACATGGCAGACTTCATGAAGGCCGTGGTGGAGCACGGGGACGAGCTGTCCAACGAGGAGCGCAACCTCCTCTCGGTGGCCTACAAGAACGTGGTGGGCTGCCAGCGCTCGGCCTGGAGGGTCATCTCCAGCATCGAGCACAAAACCGAGGAGGGCGACGACAAGGCGCAGCTGGTGAACGAGTACAGGGAGAAGGTGGAGCGGGAGCTGAACGGCGTCTGCAACAACGTCCTGGCCTTGCTGGACAAGTATCTCATCAAGAAGGCGAGCGACCCCGAGAGCAAGGTCTTCTACCTGAAGATGAAGGGCGATTACTTCCGATACCTGGCCGAGGTGGCCACCGGGGACGACCGCAAGAAGACGATAGAGAACGCCCAGGAAGCCTACCAAGAGGCCATGGACATCAGCAAAAAGGAGATGCAGCCCACGAACCCCATCCGCCTGGGGCTGGCCCTCAACTTCTCCGTGTTCCACTACGAGATCGCCAACGCCCCCGAGCAGGCCATCTCCCTGGCCAAGACCACCTTCGACGAGGCCATGGGGGACCTGCACACGCTCAGCGAAGACTCCTACAAGGACAGCACCCTCATcatgcagctgctcagggacaACCTCACGCTATGGACAGCCGAGTGCGCCGGGGAAGACGGCGGCGAGGCTGGAGAAGAGCCCAAGAACTGA